A genomic region of Kribbella sp. NBC_00382 contains the following coding sequences:
- the dprA gene encoding DNA-processing protein DprA: MNTSTQFSSVNSSDARYEAERLARAGLVRVVEPGDPAAASAFEGMEVVELWEALQEGRPMFERWSARVAEARPEVDLERAAAAGARFVIPGDDEWPEQVEVLADAGLQSRRGGVPFGLWVRGPAQLRETLAKSVAVVGARACSAYGENAASELAAGLADEGVTVVSGGAYGIDAAAHRGALASGGPTVAVLACGVDVSYPKSNTALFDRIAETGLLVSELPPRCSPTKLRFLARNRLIAATTLGTVVVEAAIRSGALNSAGWAEQCGRQVLAVPGPITSRMSEGVHLLIRERNAALATNVADILEAISPIGTHTSTYPHAPATITDHLDHDLNRTLDAVPVLRPADATRIATTAGLDVDTTQECLETLAESDLIEYTPTGWRLSPTHRQSL; the protein is encoded by the coding sequence ATGAACACGTCTACGCAGTTCTCGTCAGTCAACTCCTCGGATGCAAGGTACGAAGCAGAGCGGTTGGCTCGGGCTGGGTTGGTTCGGGTGGTGGAGCCGGGGGATCCGGCGGCGGCTTCCGCGTTTGAGGGGATGGAGGTGGTGGAGCTGTGGGAGGCGTTGCAGGAGGGGCGGCCGATGTTCGAGCGGTGGTCGGCTCGGGTGGCGGAGGCGCGGCCGGAGGTTGATCTCGAGCGCGCGGCGGCGGCTGGGGCACGGTTCGTCATCCCAGGTGATGACGAATGGCCGGAGCAGGTGGAGGTGCTGGCCGACGCCGGTCTGCAGAGCCGTCGGGGCGGGGTGCCGTTCGGGCTGTGGGTTCGGGGCCCTGCGCAACTGCGGGAGACGCTCGCGAAGTCTGTTGCCGTGGTGGGCGCTCGTGCCTGTTCGGCGTACGGGGAGAACGCGGCCTCCGAATTGGCTGCGGGGCTTGCTGATGAGGGCGTGACGGTGGTCTCCGGAGGCGCTTATGGCATCGATGCCGCGGCGCATCGCGGAGCCCTCGCGAGTGGCGGTCCGACCGTGGCGGTGCTCGCTTGTGGAGTCGATGTCAGCTATCCGAAAAGCAACACGGCTCTGTTCGACCGGATCGCCGAAACAGGCTTGCTGGTCAGCGAACTTCCGCCCCGGTGCTCGCCCACCAAGCTACGTTTCCTCGCCCGCAACAGACTCATCGCGGCCACCACTCTCGGCACCGTCGTCGTCGAGGCGGCCATCCGGAGCGGCGCATTGAACAGCGCAGGCTGGGCCGAGCAATGTGGCCGCCAGGTACTAGCCGTCCCCGGCCCGATCACCTCCCGGATGTCCGAGGGTGTCCACCTCCTCATCCGCGAACGCAACGCCGCCCTAGCCACCAACGTCGCCGACATCCTCGAAGCCATCTCCCCCATCGGCACCCACACCAGCACCTATCCCCACGCGCCAGCCACCATCACCGACCACCTGGACCACGACCTCAACCGCACCCTCGACGCCGTCCCCGTTCTCCGCCCCGCCGACGCCACCCGCATAGCCACCACAGCCGGCCTCGACGTGGACACCACCCAGGAATGCCTAGAAACCCTCGCCGAGTCCGACCTCATCGAGTACACCCCCACCGGCTGGCGCCTCTCCCCCACCCACCGACAATCCCTCTAA
- a CDS encoding tyrosine recombinase XerC — protein MVPDEVSATPSRREDFAVLLADYERHLTAERDLSKHSVRAYMGDVMDLIEHLTRLGHDDLSGLDIRGLRSWLAKQQSLGKSRSTMARRATAARVFTAWAQRTGRIETDPGALLASPKPHKSLPGVLGQADTRAVLDAAAVAADDGSPVGLRDLAIMELLYATGIRVGELCAIDVDDVDAGRRVIRVFGKGRKERSVPYGVPAGVALDGWLDGARPKLFRPGSGPALFLGARGARIDQRTVRRLVHARMEAVDADLSPHGMRHTAATHLLEGGADLRSVQELLGHASLATTQIYTHVSGDRLRRAYEQAHPRA, from the coding sequence ATGGTGCCGGACGAGGTCAGTGCAACGCCTTCCAGGCGGGAAGATTTCGCTGTGTTACTGGCTGACTACGAACGGCATCTGACGGCGGAAAGAGACCTCAGCAAACACTCGGTCCGAGCCTACATGGGCGATGTGATGGATTTAATCGAGCATTTGACTCGGCTTGGTCACGATGATCTGAGCGGGCTCGACATCCGTGGTCTGCGGTCCTGGCTGGCCAAGCAGCAGAGCCTCGGCAAGTCGCGCAGCACGATGGCGAGGCGCGCGACCGCCGCCCGGGTCTTCACCGCCTGGGCGCAGCGGACCGGGCGGATCGAGACCGATCCCGGCGCGTTGCTCGCCAGCCCGAAACCGCACAAGTCGTTGCCCGGCGTACTGGGGCAGGCCGACACGCGGGCGGTGCTCGACGCCGCGGCGGTCGCCGCCGATGACGGGAGCCCGGTCGGGCTTCGTGATCTGGCGATCATGGAGTTGCTCTATGCAACGGGTATCCGGGTCGGGGAGTTGTGCGCGATCGATGTCGACGACGTCGACGCGGGCCGGCGGGTGATCCGCGTCTTCGGCAAGGGCCGCAAGGAACGCTCGGTGCCGTATGGCGTACCGGCTGGGGTTGCTCTGGACGGGTGGCTGGACGGGGCGCGGCCGAAGTTGTTCCGGCCGGGAAGTGGGCCTGCGCTGTTCCTCGGAGCGCGCGGGGCTCGGATCGACCAGCGGACCGTGCGGCGGCTCGTGCATGCCCGGATGGAGGCGGTCGACGCGGATCTCTCGCCGCACGGCATGCGGCATACGGCGGCGACGCACCTGCTCGAAGGCGGTGCGGACCTGCGCAGCGTGCAGGAGTTGCTCGGTCACGCTTCGCTGGCGACCACGCAGATCTACACCCACGTGTCGGGGGATCGATTGCGACGCGCCTACGAACAAGCGCATCCACGGGCCTGA
- a CDS encoding YifB family Mg chelatase-like AAA ATPase: protein MPLAQAWSVALVGLEGHLVEIEADIAQGLPKTTLIGLPDTSLSEARDRVRAAVVNSGEKFPDRKVTIGLSPATLPKTGSHYDVAIAVALLAAAGVVDNERLRHVAIIGELGLDGRMREVRGALAMTLAASRSGFERVVVPELNAGEARLVPGIEVYGMRSLRQVLALLRQTEMPDEDPPRAEPRLISESLTRVPEVDLHDVLGQREGRKAIEASAAGGHHIFLHGPPGSGKTMLAERLAGLLPDLSTDDSLEVSAVHSLAGLLTNDAELVVRPPFIAPHHTASLPSLIGGGSGMPRPGAISCAHRGILFIDEAPEMHPLTLDTLRQPLESGFIEVHRAAAVAKFPARFLLVLAANPCPCGLAGTPNNICNCTPQNLKRYRQRISGPIKDRLDIQRQILPAARGEGEGDRPESTAEVAARVRLARERQAHRYQGTSWSLNSEIPGPILRREYPIDEASQRLLEDLYADGRLTARGFDRVSRLAWTLADLAGAPIPTVPLTHTAFQLRTGAPLTPLTDERPLRKPTS from the coding sequence ATGCCGCTCGCCCAGGCCTGGTCGGTGGCCCTCGTCGGCCTGGAGGGCCACCTCGTCGAGATCGAGGCCGACATCGCGCAAGGCTTACCGAAGACCACGCTGATCGGCCTGCCCGACACCTCGCTGTCCGAGGCGCGCGACCGCGTCCGGGCAGCCGTCGTCAACAGCGGCGAGAAGTTCCCGGACCGCAAGGTGACCATCGGCCTCTCCCCCGCGACCTTGCCGAAGACGGGGTCGCACTACGACGTCGCTATCGCAGTCGCCCTGCTCGCAGCCGCCGGCGTCGTCGACAACGAGCGCCTGCGCCACGTGGCGATCATCGGCGAGCTCGGCCTGGACGGCCGGATGCGGGAGGTGCGCGGCGCGCTCGCGATGACCCTGGCCGCCTCCCGGTCCGGCTTCGAACGCGTCGTCGTCCCCGAGCTGAATGCGGGCGAGGCGCGGCTGGTGCCGGGGATCGAGGTCTACGGGATGCGATCCCTGCGCCAGGTGCTCGCGTTACTCCGCCAGACCGAGATGCCCGACGAGGACCCGCCACGGGCGGAGCCTCGGCTCATCTCCGAATCGCTGACGCGGGTTCCCGAGGTCGATCTGCACGACGTCCTCGGCCAGCGCGAAGGGCGCAAGGCGATCGAGGCGAGCGCCGCCGGCGGCCACCACATCTTCCTGCACGGCCCGCCTGGCTCAGGCAAGACGATGCTCGCCGAACGCCTGGCCGGCCTGTTGCCGGATCTCAGCACTGACGACTCGCTCGAGGTGTCCGCGGTCCATTCGCTGGCCGGGCTACTCACCAACGACGCCGAACTCGTCGTGCGGCCGCCCTTCATCGCTCCCCACCACACCGCGTCCTTGCCCAGCCTGATCGGCGGCGGCTCCGGCATGCCACGCCCCGGCGCGATCAGCTGCGCCCATCGAGGGATCCTCTTCATCGACGAAGCACCCGAGATGCATCCACTGACGCTCGACACGCTGCGCCAGCCACTCGAGTCGGGCTTCATCGAGGTGCACCGGGCGGCAGCGGTCGCGAAGTTCCCAGCCCGCTTCCTGCTGGTCCTCGCGGCCAACCCCTGCCCCTGCGGCCTCGCCGGCACGCCGAACAACATCTGCAACTGCACACCGCAGAACCTGAAGCGCTATCGCCAGCGGATCAGCGGCCCGATCAAGGACCGCCTCGACATCCAGCGCCAGATCCTCCCCGCCGCCCGAGGCGAAGGCGAGGGCGACCGCCCCGAATCCACCGCCGAGGTCGCAGCCCGGGTCCGCCTTGCCCGCGAACGCCAAGCCCACCGCTACCAAGGCACGTCCTGGTCCCTGAACAGCGAGATCCCCGGCCCGATCCTCCGCCGCGAATACCCCATCGACGAAGCCAGCCAACGCCTCCTGGAAGACCTCTACGCCGACGGCCGCCTCACCGCCCGAGGCTTCGACCGAGTCTCCCGCCTCGCCTGGACCCTCGCCGACCTGGCCGGCGCCCCCATCCCCACAGTCCCCCTAACCCACACAGCCTTCCAACTCCGCACCGGCGCCCCACTAACCCCCTTAACCGACGAACGCCCCCTCAGAAAGCCCACCTCATGA
- a CDS encoding M23 family metallopeptidase, giving the protein MTPFLLAAAFLLPSTAPSTPPTAGPPTPLTAAPAQPGAVWPLTPRPEVVRGFEPPPKPWLPGHRGLDLRGSPGQQVRSATSGTVTYAGPLAGRGVIVITDGPLRTTYEPVIPTVRKGTHVTPGTPLGHLSAAASHCTPATCLHWGLLQATTYLNPLTLLPHRPVRLLPNTPHRAPPLHPTNTPTDPADTQPSGTPQPRPPQRTQPTAQASPQGGLASTVVVGLAAAATLIGSILIRRH; this is encoded by the coding sequence ATGACCCCTTTCCTCCTCGCCGCCGCCTTCCTCCTGCCCTCAACCGCCCCCTCCACGCCACCGACCGCCGGTCCGCCAACCCCGCTGACCGCCGCCCCGGCGCAGCCGGGCGCGGTGTGGCCGCTCACCCCTCGACCCGAGGTCGTCCGCGGCTTCGAACCACCGCCCAAGCCCTGGCTCCCCGGCCACCGCGGCCTAGACCTGCGCGGCTCCCCCGGCCAGCAGGTCCGCTCCGCCACCTCCGGCACGGTCACGTACGCCGGCCCCCTCGCCGGCCGCGGCGTCATCGTCATTACCGACGGCCCACTCCGCACCACCTACGAACCGGTCATCCCCACAGTCCGCAAAGGCACCCACGTCACCCCAGGCACCCCGCTAGGCCACCTCTCAGCAGCCGCCTCGCACTGCACCCCAGCAACTTGCCTCCACTGGGGCCTACTCCAAGCAACCACCTACCTCAACCCACTAACCCTGCTCCCCCACCGCCCAGTCCGCCTACTCCCGAACACTCCACACAGAGCTCCGCCACTCCACCCCACCAACACGCCGACCGACCCTGCCGACACTCAGCCGAGCGGCACCCCACAACCACGCCCACCTCAGCGCACCCAGCCGACGGCGCAAGCCTCTCCCCAAGGCGGCCTCGCCTCGACCGTGGTCGTCGGCCTGGCAGCCGCGGCCACCCTCATCGGCAGCATTCTCATCAGGCGGCACTGA
- the rpsB gene encoding 30S ribosomal protein S2, whose product MAVVTMKQLLESGVHFGHQTRRWNPKMKRFIFTERNGIYIIDLQQSLSYIDRAYEFVRSTVASGGAILFVGTKKQAQEAIAEQATRVGMPYVNQRWLGGMLTNFQTVNKRLQRLKELELLDFDDVAASGVTKKELLQKRREHDKLLKTLGGIRDMGRVPAAVWIVDTKKEHLAVDEARKLKLPIIGILDTNCDPDEVDFPIPGNDDAIRSVGLLTRVVADAVADGLMSRGGQGAAAAGEELGAEEPLAAWERELLESQNGATTEAKADEAPAAEAAAVEAPAAEAAVEAPAAEAPAAEVEAPAAEEAAVEAPAAEATEAPAADEAPKA is encoded by the coding sequence ATGGCCGTCGTGACCATGAAGCAGCTGCTCGAGAGCGGCGTCCACTTCGGGCACCAGACCCGTCGCTGGAACCCGAAGATGAAGCGATTCATCTTCACCGAGCGCAACGGCATCTACATCATCGACCTGCAGCAGTCGCTGTCGTACATCGACCGCGCCTACGAGTTCGTCCGGAGCACCGTCGCCTCCGGCGGCGCGATCCTGTTCGTCGGTACCAAGAAGCAGGCCCAGGAAGCGATCGCCGAGCAGGCGACCCGGGTCGGCATGCCCTACGTGAACCAGCGCTGGCTGGGCGGCATGCTCACCAACTTCCAGACCGTCAACAAGCGGCTCCAGCGTCTCAAGGAGCTCGAGCTGCTCGACTTCGACGACGTCGCCGCCTCCGGTGTGACGAAGAAGGAGCTGCTGCAGAAGCGTCGCGAGCACGACAAGCTGCTCAAGACCCTCGGCGGCATCCGCGACATGGGCCGGGTTCCGGCCGCTGTCTGGATCGTCGACACCAAGAAGGAGCACCTCGCCGTTGACGAGGCGCGCAAGCTCAAGCTGCCGATCATCGGCATCCTGGACACCAACTGCGACCCGGACGAGGTCGACTTCCCGATCCCGGGCAACGACGACGCGATCCGTTCGGTCGGCCTGCTGACCCGCGTGGTCGCCGACGCCGTCGCCGATGGTCTGATGTCGCGCGGTGGCCAGGGTGCGGCCGCGGCCGGCGAGGAGCTGGGTGCCGAGGAGCCGCTGGCCGCTTGGGAGCGCGAGCTGCTGGAGAGCCAGAACGGCGCCACCACGGAGGCGAAGGCCGACGAGGCCCCCGCCGCTGAGGCTGCCGCTGTCGAGGCGCCCGCCGCCGAGGCTGCTGTCGAGGCCCCCGCCGCTGAGGCTCCGGCCGCTGAGGTTGAGGCTCCGGCTGCCGAGGAGGCCGCTGTCGAGGCTCCGGCCGCCGAGGCGACCGAGGCACCGGCCGCGGACGAGGCTCCGAAGGCCTGA
- a CDS encoding RrF2 family transcriptional regulator, producing MRVSAKSDYALRALIEITQRWVADDPSVVSAEELSRAQGIPHGFLQGILADLRRAGVLSSQRGQSGGWKLAVDPNEVSVADVMRAVDGPIVSISGVRPESVAYNERAVVLQRVWIAARASLRDVLEHTTLTDLAKGKLPAGVERRSKDEDAWQARVPGS from the coding sequence ATGCGGGTTTCGGCGAAGTCTGACTATGCGTTGCGGGCGCTGATCGAGATCACCCAGCGGTGGGTGGCCGACGATCCTTCGGTGGTGTCGGCCGAGGAGTTGAGTCGGGCGCAGGGGATTCCGCACGGCTTCCTGCAGGGGATCCTCGCCGACCTGCGGCGGGCCGGCGTGTTGTCGAGCCAGCGCGGTCAGTCCGGCGGGTGGAAGCTCGCCGTCGACCCGAACGAGGTGTCGGTGGCCGACGTCATGCGGGCGGTGGACGGGCCGATCGTGAGCATTTCGGGGGTTCGGCCGGAGAGCGTGGCGTACAACGAGCGGGCTGTCGTGCTGCAGCGGGTGTGGATCGCGGCGCGGGCGAGCCTGCGGGACGTGTTGGAGCACACGACGCTGACCGACCTGGCCAAGGGCAAGCTGCCGGCCGGTGTCGAGCGCCGCTCGAAAGACGAAGACGCCTGGCAGGCACGAGTCCCGGGCAGCTGA
- a CDS encoding GNAT family N-acetyltransferase: protein MATYGDLPVELETERLRLRRWVVADAEEYRGLWLERDPRAVRRIDAEGRPTVEEIRGWLLENPLAAEPGLGLLVVERRDNGEFVGYCGLTVGRGSFEEPEIAYELARRAHGQGYATEAAWAIVEAAAATGRLRLWATVREWNAASFRVLEKLEFQGSGRVDEDAERGDTIWMTRELAGHNR from the coding sequence GTGGCGACTTATGGGGATCTGCCAGTGGAGCTGGAGACCGAGCGGTTGCGGTTGCGGCGGTGGGTGGTGGCGGACGCTGAGGAGTACCGGGGGTTGTGGCTTGAGCGGGATCCACGGGCGGTACGGCGGATCGATGCGGAGGGGCGGCCGACGGTTGAGGAGATTCGGGGGTGGCTGCTCGAGAATCCGCTGGCGGCGGAGCCGGGGTTGGGGTTGTTGGTGGTCGAGCGGCGCGATAACGGGGAGTTCGTCGGGTACTGCGGGCTGACCGTGGGACGCGGGTCGTTCGAGGAGCCTGAGATCGCGTACGAGTTGGCTCGGCGGGCTCACGGGCAGGGGTATGCGACGGAGGCGGCATGGGCGATTGTCGAGGCCGCGGCGGCGACGGGGCGGCTTCGGCTGTGGGCGACTGTGCGGGAGTGGAATGCGGCGTCGTTCCGGGTGCTGGAGAAGCTCGAATTCCAGGGCAGCGGGCGGGTCGACGAGGACGCCGAGCGCGGCGACACGATCTGGATGACTCGCGAACTCGCCGGCCATAACCGGTGA
- a CDS encoding APC family permease: MAPSANGQTVGRRLPVESAFTRVEDARHRLPRLFGRRDLVVLGLGVMIGSGIFSLSGKQAANVAGPAVIVSFLIAAVVCVLAAACYAELSSTIPVSGSAYTFSYVTFGEMWAWLVGWALVLELVTAAAIVARVWSAYFLATLDGFGVSLPASVAQFFGPDAKLNLVAPLLLLVLTALIVTGTKLSSRVLTVVVMAKVAVILLVVVVGATHINFDNYKPFVPDARPAPATASPTLLSWILDSSFGSFGLMGIFTAASSIVFAFIGFDLIATASEDARSPRKTVPQGMLLGVGAVTILYVAMAVVLVGMRPSSQLGGAAPVSEAMSAVGEGWAANVVNLGALLALMTVIMVVLIAQSRVLFNMGRDGLLPKSLGRVSRVYSSPARAATAAGAAAIALTLYPKVLDLEELLVIGALFCFAFCAVGVLTLRRTEPNLERGFRVPMVPLIPLLSLAATLWLMLNLRTSTWTKFAIWMAVGLAIYGLYGRWHSRLANEDSWDFDIGDTDPGTGGLQAIRSESDTGELRAIRTPPPSKQSTRGKHMRN; the protein is encoded by the coding sequence ATGGCCCCCTCAGCGAACGGACAGACCGTAGGCCGGCGCCTGCCGGTCGAGTCGGCGTTCACTCGAGTCGAGGATGCGCGGCACCGTCTGCCGCGCTTGTTCGGTCGTCGCGACCTAGTCGTACTTGGACTGGGTGTGATGATCGGGTCCGGCATTTTCAGTCTCAGCGGTAAGCAGGCGGCGAACGTCGCCGGCCCCGCCGTGATTGTGTCGTTCCTGATCGCGGCGGTGGTTTGCGTATTGGCTGCGGCCTGTTACGCGGAACTGTCGTCGACGATCCCCGTCTCAGGTAGCGCGTACACCTTCAGCTATGTGACCTTTGGCGAGATGTGGGCCTGGCTGGTCGGCTGGGCCCTGGTGCTCGAGCTCGTCACCGCCGCCGCCATCGTGGCGCGGGTCTGGTCGGCGTACTTCCTCGCGACCCTGGACGGGTTCGGCGTCAGCTTGCCCGCCAGCGTGGCCCAGTTCTTCGGCCCCGACGCCAAGCTGAACCTGGTCGCGCCGCTGTTGCTGCTGGTGCTGACCGCGCTGATCGTCACCGGCACCAAATTGTCGTCCCGCGTGCTCACCGTCGTCGTGATGGCGAAGGTGGCCGTGATCCTGCTGGTCGTCGTCGTCGGCGCCACGCACATCAACTTCGACAACTACAAGCCGTTCGTCCCGGACGCGCGCCCCGCACCGGCGACGGCCAGCCCCACTCTGCTGAGCTGGATCCTGGACTCCTCGTTCGGCTCGTTCGGCCTGATGGGCATCTTCACCGCGGCCAGCTCGATCGTCTTCGCCTTCATCGGCTTCGACCTGATCGCGACCGCGTCCGAGGACGCCCGCAGCCCGCGCAAGACCGTGCCGCAGGGCATGCTGCTCGGCGTCGGCGCCGTCACGATCCTGTACGTCGCGATGGCGGTCGTCCTGGTCGGAATGCGCCCGTCCAGCCAGCTGGGCGGCGCCGCGCCGGTGTCGGAGGCGATGTCGGCCGTCGGCGAGGGCTGGGCGGCGAACGTGGTCAATCTCGGGGCCTTGCTCGCGTTGATGACGGTGATCATGGTCGTGTTGATCGCGCAGAGCCGGGTGCTCTTCAACATGGGCCGTGACGGCCTGCTGCCGAAGAGCCTGGGCCGGGTCAGCCGGGTCTACTCCTCGCCCGCCCGTGCGGCCACCGCGGCGGGAGCGGCGGCGATCGCGCTGACGCTGTACCCGAAGGTGCTCGACCTCGAAGAGCTGCTCGTCATCGGTGCGCTGTTCTGCTTCGCGTTCTGTGCCGTCGGAGTGCTGACGCTGCGCCGGACCGAGCCGAACCTGGAGCGTGGCTTCCGGGTCCCGATGGTGCCGCTGATCCCGCTGCTGTCGCTGGCCGCGACACTGTGGCTGATGCTCAACCTGCGGACCAGTACGTGGACGAAGTTCGCGATCTGGATGGCGGTCGGCCTAGCGATCTACGGCCTGTACGGCCGCTGGCACAGCCGGCTGGCGAACGAGGACAGCTGGGACTTCGACATCGGCGACACGGACCCGGGCACGGGCGGTCTGCAGGCGATCCGGAGCGAGTCCGACACCGGCGAACTCCGGGCGATCCGGACGCCACCACCGTCGAAGCAGTCGACGCGCGGCAAACACATGCGGAACTGA
- the pyrH gene encoding UMP kinase, protein MTETLGTETNPASEPFDPAYRRVLLKLSGEVFGGGKLGVDPDVVNSIAKQIAEVVRSGVQVAVVVGGGNFFRGAELQQRGMERNRADYMGMLGTVMNCLALQDFLEKLGVETRVQTAITMGQVAEPYIPRKADRHLSKGRVVIFGAGSGMPYFSTDTVAAQRALEIGAETLLMGKQGVDGVYDSDPKKNPDAVKFDQLSYDDFLARGLRVADATAISLARDNALPIVIFGLEEGNIARVVRGEKIGTVVSPGQ, encoded by the coding sequence GTGACGGAAACCCTGGGTACCGAGACGAATCCGGCCTCTGAGCCGTTCGACCCGGCCTATCGCCGGGTGCTGCTGAAGTTGTCGGGTGAGGTGTTCGGCGGTGGCAAGCTCGGCGTCGACCCCGACGTGGTCAACTCCATCGCCAAGCAGATCGCGGAGGTCGTGCGCTCCGGCGTACAGGTCGCCGTGGTGGTCGGCGGTGGCAACTTCTTCCGCGGCGCCGAGCTGCAGCAGCGCGGGATGGAGCGCAACCGCGCCGACTACATGGGCATGCTCGGCACGGTGATGAACTGCCTGGCGCTGCAGGACTTCCTGGAGAAGCTGGGCGTCGAGACCCGGGTCCAGACCGCCATCACGATGGGCCAGGTCGCCGAGCCGTACATCCCGCGCAAGGCCGACCGGCACCTGTCCAAGGGCCGCGTGGTGATCTTCGGCGCCGGTTCCGGCATGCCGTACTTCTCCACCGACACGGTCGCCGCCCAGCGCGCGCTGGAGATCGGCGCCGAGACGCTGCTGATGGGCAAGCAGGGTGTCGACGGGGTCTACGACTCCGACCCCAAGAAGAACCCCGACGCGGTCAAGTTCGACCAGCTGTCGTACGACGACTTCCTGGCCCGCGGCCTGCGGGTCGCCGACGCGACCGCGATCAGCCTGGCCCGGGACAACGCGCTGCCGATCGTGATCTTCGGACTCGAGGAGGGCAACATCGCCCGCGTCGTCCGTGGTGAGAAGATCGGCACGGTCGTCTCCCCGGGGCAGTAG
- the tsf gene encoding translation elongation factor Ts: MANYTAADVKRLRDATGAGMMDAKKALETTDGDFEKAIEELRIHGAAKAAKRGAERSATNGLVAAAENAMVQFNCETDFVAKNEQFQQLAADIVAHASASKVGDVEGLLGEKLADGKSVAENIEALAAVIGEKLELGKVAVFDGKVAAYMHKRAADLPAQVGVLVEFEGDNAEAARGAAMQAAAMRPLYTTRDEVPAETVESEKRIAEATAREEGKPEQALPKIIEGRVNGFFKEVVLLEQSSVQENKKTVKAVLDEAGVTVKRFARFEVGA, from the coding sequence ATGGCGAACTACACCGCCGCAGACGTGAAGCGGCTCCGCGACGCCACCGGCGCGGGCATGATGGACGCGAAGAAGGCACTCGAGACCACCGACGGTGACTTCGAGAAGGCGATCGAGGAGCTGCGCATCCACGGCGCCGCCAAGGCCGCCAAGCGTGGCGCCGAGCGCTCCGCCACCAACGGCCTGGTCGCCGCCGCGGAGAACGCGATGGTCCAGTTCAACTGCGAGACCGACTTCGTCGCCAAGAACGAGCAGTTCCAGCAGCTCGCGGCCGACATCGTCGCGCACGCGTCGGCCAGCAAGGTCGGCGACGTCGAGGGTCTGCTCGGCGAGAAGCTGGCCGACGGCAAGAGCGTCGCCGAGAACATCGAGGCGCTGGCCGCGGTGATCGGTGAGAAGCTCGAGCTCGGCAAGGTCGCCGTCTTCGACGGCAAGGTCGCCGCGTACATGCACAAGCGTGCCGCCGACCTCCCGGCCCAGGTCGGCGTGCTGGTCGAGTTCGAGGGCGACAACGCCGAGGCCGCCCGTGGCGCTGCCATGCAGGCCGCCGCGATGCGTCCGCTCTACACCACCCGCGACGAGGTCCCGGCCGAGACGGTCGAGAGCGAGAAGCGGATCGCCGAGGCCACCGCCCGCGAAGAGGGCAAGCCGGAGCAGGCACTGCCGAAGATCATCGAAGGCCGGGTGAACGGCTTCTTCAAGGAGGTCGTGCTGCTCGAGCAGTCGTCGGTGCAGGAGAACAAGAAGACCGTGAAGGCGGTCCTCGACGAGGCCGGCGTGACCGTCAAGCGGTTCGCTCGCTTCGAGGTCGGAGCCTGA
- the frr gene encoding ribosome recycling factor, whose product MDEALREAEQKMAKAVEVAKDDFAAIRTGRAHPSMFSNIVADYYGSPTPLQQLAGFQVPDPRTVLISPYDKGAMAAIEKAIRDSDLGVNPGNDGSVIRVTMPQLTEDRRKEYIKVAKTKGEDAKISVRSIRRHAMDSIGKSVKDGEAGEDEGKSAEKRLDGMTKKYVDSIDQLLKHKEAELLEV is encoded by the coding sequence ATCGACGAAGCACTCCGCGAAGCCGAGCAGAAGATGGCGAAGGCCGTGGAGGTCGCCAAGGACGATTTCGCCGCGATCCGCACCGGCCGCGCGCACCCGTCGATGTTCTCGAACATCGTGGCGGACTACTACGGTTCGCCGACGCCGCTGCAGCAGCTGGCCGGCTTCCAGGTGCCGGACCCCCGTACCGTCCTCATCTCCCCGTACGACAAGGGCGCGATGGCGGCGATCGAGAAGGCGATCCGCGACTCCGACCTGGGGGTCAACCCGGGTAACGACGGCTCGGTCATCCGGGTGACGATGCCGCAGCTCACCGAGGACCGCCGCAAGGAGTACATCAAGGTCGCCAAGACCAAGGGCGAGGACGCGAAGATCTCGGTCCGCAGCATCCGCCGGCACGCCATGGACTCGATCGGCAAGTCGGTCAAGGACGGCGAAGCGGGCGAGGACGAGGGCAAGAGTGCTGAGAAGCGGCTGGACGGGATGACGAAGAAGTACGTCGACTCGATCGACCAGCTGCTCAAGCACAAGGAAGCCGAACTGCTCGAGGTGTGA
- a CDS encoding YraN family protein — protein sequence MRTTDAVGKYGEDLAARYLVENGFTILERNWRCGQGEIDIVAREHRTLVVCEVKTRRGLGYGSPLESITYRKLSKLRQLVGHWLREHDVRPGEVRIDVVAVLLPYRGAPSVDHVRGVA from the coding sequence ATGCGAACCACGGATGCGGTCGGGAAGTACGGCGAAGATCTCGCCGCCAGGTACCTCGTGGAGAACGGCTTCACGATCCTGGAGCGCAACTGGCGCTGCGGCCAGGGCGAGATCGACATCGTCGCCAGGGAGCACCGGACCCTCGTCGTCTGCGAGGTGAAGACCCGGCGCGGGCTGGGCTACGGCAGCCCGCTCGAATCCATCACGTACCGCAAGCTCAGCAAGCTGCGCCAACTGGTCGGCCACTGGCTGCGGGAGCACGACGTGCGGCCCGGCGAGGTCCGGATCGACGTCGTCGCCGTGCTCCTCCCGTACCGCGGCGCGCCGAGCGTCGACCACGTCAGGGGCGTGGCCTGA